AAGGTGGGGGTAACCATCCGCTGCGGCACGCGCGTCGGCCGCATCCTTGCCGATCGCGGCAGGGCATCCGGCGTGGTGCTGACCGACGGCGCGGAGATCGCCGCCCCCGTCATCGTTGCCGCCGTGCATCCGCAGACGGCATTCCTCCAGCTCGTCGATCCCGCCGAAAGCAGCACCGGCTTCGTACGCTCGCTCAAGAACCTGCGCACATCCGGCAATGTCGCCAAGCTCGACCTTGCGCTGGACCGTGCACCAAATTTCCTCAACCTGCGCTCATCCGACCATTCCGGCCGGATCGTGCTTGCCCGCTCGATGGAGCATGTGGAGCGCGCCTTCAACCCGGCGAAATATGGCGAATTCTCCACCGATCCGGTGATGGAGATCGTGCTGCCGAGCCTTGCCGATGGCTCGCTCGCCCCTTCCGGCGCCTGCACCCTTTCGGCCCTTGTGCAATATGCGCCGCACAAGCTGAAAATGGGCTGGGAGGCCGGCAAGCCGCTTTTCCTGAAGATTATCCTCGACATCCTGGAACGGCATGCACCGGGCATATCAAAGTCAATCGTTGCAGCGGAGCTCCGCACGCCCGCCGATATCGAAGCGGAATACAATCTGCCCGGCGGCCATTGGCATCACGGCGAGTTGCAGGCCGATCAACTGCTGATCAACCGGCCGACCGGTGCCGCCTCCGGCTATAAGACGCCGATCGAGGGGCTTTATCTCGCCAGTGCCGGCGCGCATCCGGGCGGCGGAATTTCCGGCCTGCCCGGCTGGAACGCGGCACGCCACATTCTTTCGGGAGCACGGTCATGAATGCGATGACATCACCTCTGAACGCAACCGACGGCCGCCGGGCCGCCCGCAGTCACATCCATACGCCACGGCTCGAAACACCGTTCCATCCACGTTTAGCCGCGCTCAGCGAAACCAGCGACTGGTACAGCTGGGCCGGCTACAAGGCGCCGCATACGCTGTTCGACGAGGAACTCGAATATTTCGCGATCCGCTCCACGTCCGCGCTCTTCGATATCTCGCCCATGGTGAAATACCGCATCGCCGGGCCGGATGCGGAACGCTATCTCAACCGCCTGACGCTGCGCGATGTACGGAAGCTCGGCATCAACCGGGTGCACTACACCGCCTGGTGCGACGATCACGGCCATGTACTGGATGACGGCACGCTGTTCCGGCTCGGGGAAAACACGTTTCGTCTCTGCTGCCAGGAGCGGCATCTGCCGTGGCTGCTCGACAGCGCCTTCGGCTTCTCCGTTGACATCCACGAGGAAACGGAAGAAATCGCCGGACTTGCACTGCAGGGGCCAACCAGTTGCTCCACACTACTTGCTGCCGGCTTTTCCGGCGTCGAGCGGCTGAAGCCTTTCGATATCGCGAGCGTCCCGCATGAGACGGGAACGGTCACCATCTCCCGCACCGGCTTCACCGGCGATCTCGGCTACGAGATTTTCGTGCCCCGCGCGCTGGCCCTGTCTCTTTGGGATCGGCTGTGGCAGGCGGGTCAGCCGCATGGCATCCGGGCGATCGGTTACGCCGCGCTCAACACGGCACGCATCGAGGCGGGCTTCATCGTTGCCAATACCGATTTCATCACGGCCGAAGGTGCACTCCGGGCCGACCGGGTTCGCATGCCGGATGAAGTGGGTCTCGACTGGCTCGTCGATGCCGACAAGCCCAGTTTCAACGGACGTAAAGCGATACTTGAAGCACGGCGGAATCAAACTCTGAAGCACATCCTCGTCGGCCTTGAAATCGAAGGGAATATTCCGGCCGAACACGCGCTGGTCTATCACGGAAAGAAGCGCGAAGCCGGCCTCGTGACGGCCGCGATCTGGTCGCCGACCGCCAAGCGCAACATCGCCATTGCGACGCTGGACCGCCCCTACGGCGTCAAGTTCACCGACGATCTCTGGGTGGAAATCTATGCCCTGCGGGAGCTGCGATACCAGAAGATGATGAAGCGTGCCCGCATCGTGCCCCGCCCCTTCGTCAAGCTCGCCCGCCGCACGACGACCCCGCCGGGCAGTTTCTGACGCTCCCATGGACGAGGGAGCACGCGAGAACTGGGCACTGATCCACACGCCCCCCGGCATCGAATGGTCCGGCCGCGCCCGCTATGCGGCGGCCATGTATTTCTTCCAGAAGGGCGAGATGGCAGCCGACGTGCTGGAGGTCTACCGCATCTGTTCGCGGCTCGATGGGGAGGATCCGCTGGATGTGCTGTGGCGATGGCGGATCGGGGCGGAGTGGGTTGAGCGGATGGAACGAGTTCGTCGCGAGATACCCCCCTCTGTCACTTCGTGACATCTCCCCCCTTAAGGGGGAGATCAGATGCGGCAACTTTTGCGCCTCACGTCACCATCGGCATTTGTGGAGATCGTTGTCTAACGCGAGAGATGCAGCTCGGCCCAATCTCCCCCTTGAGAAGGAGATTTCACGAAGTGACTGAGGGGGTGCTTCCACAGAGAAGAGTTAGCGAGCGACCATCACTCCGGCGCAAACACACTCATCGCTCCCGTATAATTCTTCGGCAGCGGCGAGGCATAAGACCCACGCTTGCTGGTGGTCAGTTTTTGAGCGATCAGCGCCTCCGCCTGTTTGATAGCAGCCGAAACACCATCGATGACCGGGACATGATAAGCCTGCTGCAGTGCATAGGCGAGATCGGCCATGCCGGCGCAGCCGAGGACGATCGCCTCGGCACCGTCTTCCTCCAGCGCCCGCTCGATCTGCCGGCGTAGCTTGTCGAGAGCGCCGGAGCCTTCATCCTCGAGCTCCAACACCGGAATATCGGCAGCGCGTACCTTCACCCGATGGCCGAGGCCGTAGCGAGCGGCGAGGTCCTCGATCAGCACGCGTGAACGCTCCAGCGTCGTCACCACGGTAAAGCGTTGCGCCAGAAAACCGGCCGTCACCAACGCACTCTCGCAGATGCCAACGATAGGTATACCGGCCATGGCGCGGGCGGCGTCGAGGCCGGTGTCATCGAAGCAGGCGATAATGGCCGCCTGCGCGCCCGCCGCCTCCCCCTTGCGGATTTCATCGAGCAGGCCGGGCAGCGCCAGCGCGCCGTCGTAATGCCCCTCGATGGATGCCGGTCCCATGAGCGATGTCGCCGCCTCGATTTCGGTCATGGGACCGGCGACCGCGCGCGCTGCCACGGCGGCCTTTTCTGTCATTGAGCGGGTCGTGTTCGGATTGACGAGAAGAATGCGCATGAAACTCTCTAGAGTTTGGCAGGTGGAAACCGGTTATCCCGAAAAGACAAACGGAAAAGAAATGAGAGTTTGTCTGGTTCAGAATGAACCTGACAAACTCTAGAGGAGCCGGGCTTGGCGGCGGCGCAGATAGTAGATCGTGCCGAGCGTGCCCAGGATGATGGAGAAGGAGAAGAGCGTCGTCACCGTGCCCAGCGCATAAAGCACCGGCGTCGTGACGTTGGTGGTCATGCCGTAGATTTCCAGCGGCAGGGTATTGTAGGTGCCGGACGTCATCAGCGTGCGGGCGAACTCGTCATAGGACAGCGTAAAGCCGAACAGGCCGACACCGACAAGGCTCGGCGCAATCATCGGCAGGAGCACATGACGGAATGTCTGCCAGGAGGTGGCGCCGAGATCACGAGCGGCTTCCTCATAGGCCGGCGAGAACCGGTTGAAGACGGCAAACATGATCAGCACGCCGAAGGGCAGCGTCCAGGTGAGATGCGCGCCGAAAGCGGAGGAATACCAGGCCGGCTTCAGGCCGAGTTGCTGGAAGACGACGCCGATGCCGAGCGAGATGATGATCGAGGGCACCACGAGACTTGCGACCGAAAGATAGAACAGCACGGTTGCGCCGCGGAACTTGCGGCGGAAGGCAAGCCCGGCCAGCAGCGCCACCACGACGTTGACGATCATCACCATCAGGCCGAGCGTGAAGGAACGCTTGAACGAAGCGCCGAAATCGCCCACCGCCTGCTGTTCGAACAGGTTGAAGAACCAGTGCACGGAAACGCCATTCAGCGGGAAGGTCAGGCCGCCATCCGGTCCCTGGAAGGAGAGGATGAAGACGGCAGACAGTGGGCCGTAGAGGAACAGCACGAAGAGCGTGAAGAACGCCGCCAGCACGTAGAATTCGATGGTTCGTTTCTCGTGGGACATGGCCTTACAGCTCCTTGCGGATATCGACGACGCGCAGGATTGCGGCGACCATCAGGAGGACGACGACCAGCAGCACGACGGCATTGGCGGCAGCAGCCGGATATTGCAGTAGCGACATCTGGTTCTTCATCATCAGCGCGACCGACGCGCTTTGCCCGCCGGACATGACCTGCACGGTCGAGAAGTCGGCCATGACGAGGGTGACGACGAAGATCGAGCCGATGGCCATGCCGGGCTTGGCGAGCGGAATGATCACGTTCCAGAGGATCTGCCAGCCGGTGGCGCCTGCATCGCGCGCGGCCTCGATCAACGACTTGTCGATACGCATCAGCGTGTTGAAGATCGGCGTGACCATGAACAGCGTGTTCAAATGCACCATCGCAAGGATCACGGCGAAATCGGAATAGAGCAGCCATTCGATCGGCTGCGGGATGACGCCCATCTCGATCAGCGTCGTGTTGACCAGACCGTTGCGGCCGAGCACGGGGATCCACGAGATCATGCGGATGATGTTGGAGGTCAGGAACGGTACGGTGCAGACGAGGAACAGCACCATCTGCATGGTCGTCGTGCGGATGTGAAAGGCGAGAAAATAGGCGACCCAGAAGCCGATCGCGAGCGTCAGCGCCCAGACGATGGCCGTGTATTTCAGCGTATTGAGATAGGTTTTCCAGGTGACCCACGATCCCAGCGTATCGGTGTAGTTCATGGTCAGGAAATCGGGGTAGAGACCGGCGAAATCATAGTCCCAGAAGCTGACGATGATGATCGTCAGGATCGGCAGCACGAAGAAGAAACCGAGGATCAGCACCAGCGGGATCGCCTGCAGATAGGAGGCGATGGTGGCGGCGAAGCTGCCGAGACGCTCGGCGATTGCCGGCTTCGGTTGCACTGTGCTGCTATCTTCCGCTGTCATGGCTGCCACGGGCCTGTCTCCGTTTCGACATTTGTTCGTGGAGGGAAATGCCCCTCATCCGCCCCTCCTTGTTTGCGAAGAAGGGCGGGCACCTTCTCCCGCTGGCGGGGAGAAGGAATTGCGGCAACCTCTGTCATCCCCTCCCCCCACGTGCGGGGAGAGGGTTAGGGTGAGGGGCTGATTTCCTTACGCAGCGATGAACTCGTTCCAGCGCTTGACCATGTAGCGGTCCTCGTCCATCACCGAGTTCCAGCACGCGACCTTGCCCATGCGTTCCTGGAAGGAGCCGCCGTCGCGGACTGCGCCGGCCTTCTCCATGACCTTGCCTTCCGGGGACATGATGTCGCCGGTCGCGGCCTTGCCTTCGATCCAGTAGCCCCACTCGTCGGCCGACATGAATTCCTTGGCGGTGTCCATGGCTGCGGAGTAGTAGCCCTGGCGGTTGAGGTAGCCGCCGACCCAGCCGGATGTGTACCAGTTGATGTACTCATAGGCTGCGTCGAGCTGTGCGCCTTCGAGGTGCGCGGCCAGACCGAGACCGCCGCCCCACGAGCGGTAGCCTTCCTTGAGCGGCTGGTATTTGCAGGCGATGCCCTTGGAGCGGACGGCGGCAACAGCCGGCGACCACATGGACTGGATGACGACTTCGCCCGATGCCATCAGGTTGACGGACTCGTCGAAGGACTTCCAGAAGGCGCGGAACTGGCCGTCCTGCTTGGCCTTGATGAGGAAGTCGATGGTTGCATCGATTTCTTCCTTGGTCATGTTGCCCTTGTCGGCATACTTGATGTTGCCCATGGCTTCCATGATCATCGCGGCATCCATGATGCCGATCGACGGGATGTTGAGGATCGAGGTCTTGCCCTTGAAGGCCGGATCCATGATATCGGCCCAGGAGGTGATCTCGCGGCCGACGAGGTCCGGACGGATGCCAAGCGTGTCAGCATTGTAGATCGTCGGAACCATGGTGAAGAACTGGGTTTCGCCCTTGGCAAAGGTCTTGTCGCCGATTGCTTCGACGTAGCCGACGGTATGCGGTGCGGTGCCCTGGGCGATGACGCTGTCCGGCGTCAGCTTGCCGGTTTTGAACAGCGGTACGATCTTGTCGTAGTACTTCAGCTTCTTGATATCCATCGGCTGGATGACGCCGGCCGGGAAGACCTTCTTCAGGATCCAGTATTCGATGTCGGCGATGTCGTAGCTGTCCGGCTGGGTGACGGCGCGCTGGGCGGCGGCATCGCTATCGGTCGCGGTCATCTCAAGCGTGATGCCGAGGTCGGCCTTGCACTTCTCGGCGATGGCGTTGATGTTGGAAACGCCGGTGCCAAACTGGCGCAGCGTGATCGGGTTCTGCGCCCAGATGGTCGGGAAACCGGTGATGGCGCCCGAGCCGACGATGGCGCCGGCGGCTGCCGCGCCTGTCTTCAGGAGCGAACGGCGGGAAATGCCCGTCGTAGTGGTCTTCTTTTCAGTGGTCATTCTCTTGTTCCCTCTTGTTGATATTAGAGATTGATCAGGCAGCCATGCGGCCCAGCAGGACAGCGTCCTCCAGGCCCCAACTCAGAGACACCGCGTCTCCAACCGAGACGGGTTTTGCGAAATAATCGGCATCCGTGGCGATGACGGTGAAGTCGTCGCTGCCGGCGCCGATGACGGTGATCTTCACGGAGGAGCCCCGGTATTCGATGTTGGAAACGACGCCGTTGAAGCCGAGTGTCTTGTCGGAAGCATCGGCCAGGCGCACGCGATCGGTGCGAATGCCGATATCGATGGGAACGCCGGGCTCGGAGGAACCGGCGACCTTGAAGGTCTGCCCCTCCGCCACTTCGAGCGTCACCGTGCCATCGGCACTTTCGACGGTCCGCCCAGTCAGGACGTTATGGTCGCCCATGAAGCGGGCAACGAAAGCCGTTGCCGGGCGCTCGAAGACCTCGCGCGGCGATGCCGCCTGCTCGATCTTGCCGTCGTTCATGATGACGATGATATCGGCGAGCGCCATCGCCTCTTCCTGGCTATGGGTAACGTGGACGAAGGTGATGCCGAGGGTCTTCTGCAGCTTCTTCAACTCGGCACGCATGCGGATCTTGAGGAACGGATCGAGCGCGGAAAGCGGCTCGTCAAGCAGCAGCGCTTCCGGATCGGTGATAAGTGCGCGTGCAAGCGCCACGCGCTGCTGCTGGCCGCCGGAAAGCTGGGCTGGACGACGGTTGGCATAGGGCTCCATCTGCATCAGCTTCAACATGTCGAGCGCTTTCGCCCGGCGCTCTTCCTTCTCGACGCCCTTCATCTTCAGGCTGAAGGCGACATTGTCGATGAGGTCGAGATGGGGAAACAGGGCGTAGGACTGGAACATCATCGCCGTGCCGCGCTTGGCTGGCGGAAAGTCAGTAACAACGGTGTTGCCGAGGCGGATATCGCCGGACGAAATGCTTTCGTGGCCGGCAATCATCCGCAGCGTCGAGGTCTTGCCGCAGCCGGAGGGGCCAAGGAAGCAGCAGTAGCTGCCGGAGGGTATTTTCAGGCTGATGGAATGAACGGCAGTTGTGCTGCCATAGACCTTGGAAACGGATACGATATCGATTTCAGCGGCTTTGGACATCATGTCTCCCCTGTGACAGGATAGACGATGCATTCGCCGTGCCAGATGGATTTTCTGTTGTTAAGCCATTGAATAAACATAAATTTCTAAAATTTCAATTTTGCCTCAATTTTCAACGCCACATCGAATTGCCCATAAAATAGCCTTTTGTGCCCAATCAAAGCAAAAGATCGTATACAATTTGATCAGGCGATTTCCGACGATTTTGAGTTAACTTCGGCGTTGAAGCGCTATACACTTGCGGGCAGCGTGTTAAGAGTTCCAC
This genomic stretch from Pararhizobium capsulatum DSM 1112 harbors:
- a CDS encoding phytoene desaturase family protein; translation: MTSFDPASKAYDAIVIGAGHNGLAAAAKLGASGRKVLVLEAANEPGGATRGREFAPGFRSAGLAHLINRLDPDVARDLGISLVAKPGSAMPTAILDGDRQPVVLHGAYGETIDGVTPEEATAFNRMRDKLIFQAGILKRFLRRAPPQLGAIGMADLASFASAGFCLIRKGRSEGRDFLRMLLMNVADVADEYLTDDRLKALVAFDATLGIHLGPRSPTSLLGLYYRLTGEVAGRTGGQFIPEGGMAAVAPAFVKAAEKVGVTIRCGTRVGRILADRGRASGVVLTDGAEIAAPVIVAAVHPQTAFLQLVDPAESSTGFVRSLKNLRTSGNVAKLDLALDRAPNFLNLRSSDHSGRIVLARSMEHVERAFNPAKYGEFSTDPVMEIVLPSLADGSLAPSGACTLSALVQYAPHKLKMGWEAGKPLFLKIILDILERHAPGISKSIVAAELRTPADIEAEYNLPGGHWHHGELQADQLLINRPTGAASGYKTPIEGLYLASAGAHPGGGISGLPGWNAARHILSGARS
- a CDS encoding aminomethyltransferase family protein, encoding MNAMTSPLNATDGRRAARSHIHTPRLETPFHPRLAALSETSDWYSWAGYKAPHTLFDEELEYFAIRSTSALFDISPMVKYRIAGPDAERYLNRLTLRDVRKLGINRVHYTAWCDDHGHVLDDGTLFRLGENTFRLCCQERHLPWLLDSAFGFSVDIHEETEEIAGLALQGPTSCSTLLAAGFSGVERLKPFDIASVPHETGTVTISRTGFTGDLGYEIFVPRALALSLWDRLWQAGQPHGIRAIGYAALNTARIEAGFIVANTDFITAEGALRADRVRMPDEVGLDWLVDADKPSFNGRKAILEARRNQTLKHILVGLEIEGNIPAEHALVYHGKKREAGLVTAAIWSPTAKRNIAIATLDRPYGVKFTDDLWVEIYALRELRYQKMMKRARIVPRPFVKLARRTTTPPGSF
- a CDS encoding aspartate/glutamate racemase family protein, producing MRILLVNPNTTRSMTEKAAVAARAVAGPMTEIEAATSLMGPASIEGHYDGALALPGLLDEIRKGEAAGAQAAIIACFDDTGLDAARAMAGIPIVGICESALVTAGFLAQRFTVVTTLERSRVLIEDLAARYGLGHRVKVRAADIPVLELEDEGSGALDKLRRQIERALEEDGAEAIVLGCAGMADLAYALQQAYHVPVIDGVSAAIKQAEALIAQKLTTSKRGSYASPLPKNYTGAMSVFAPE
- a CDS encoding ABC transporter permease — protein: MSHEKRTIEFYVLAAFFTLFVLFLYGPLSAVFILSFQGPDGGLTFPLNGVSVHWFFNLFEQQAVGDFGASFKRSFTLGLMVMIVNVVVALLAGLAFRRKFRGATVLFYLSVASLVVPSIIISLGIGVVFQQLGLKPAWYSSAFGAHLTWTLPFGVLIMFAVFNRFSPAYEEAARDLGATSWQTFRHVLLPMIAPSLVGVGLFGFTLSYDEFARTLMTSGTYNTLPLEIYGMTTNVTTPVLYALGTVTTLFSFSIILGTLGTIYYLRRRQARLL
- a CDS encoding ABC transporter permease, producing the protein MTAEDSSTVQPKPAIAERLGSFAATIASYLQAIPLVLILGFFFVLPILTIIIVSFWDYDFAGLYPDFLTMNYTDTLGSWVTWKTYLNTLKYTAIVWALTLAIGFWVAYFLAFHIRTTTMQMVLFLVCTVPFLTSNIIRMISWIPVLGRNGLVNTTLIEMGVIPQPIEWLLYSDFAVILAMVHLNTLFMVTPIFNTLMRIDKSLIEAARDAGATGWQILWNVIIPLAKPGMAIGSIFVVTLVMADFSTVQVMSGGQSASVALMMKNQMSLLQYPAAAANAVVLLVVVLLMVAAILRVVDIRKEL
- a CDS encoding ABC transporter substrate-binding protein, which codes for MTTEKKTTTTGISRRSLLKTGAAAAGAIVGSGAITGFPTIWAQNPITLRQFGTGVSNINAIAEKCKADLGITLEMTATDSDAAAQRAVTQPDSYDIADIEYWILKKVFPAGVIQPMDIKKLKYYDKIVPLFKTGKLTPDSVIAQGTAPHTVGYVEAIGDKTFAKGETQFFTMVPTIYNADTLGIRPDLVGREITSWADIMDPAFKGKTSILNIPSIGIMDAAMIMEAMGNIKYADKGNMTKEEIDATIDFLIKAKQDGQFRAFWKSFDESVNLMASGEVVIQSMWSPAVAAVRSKGIACKYQPLKEGYRSWGGGLGLAAHLEGAQLDAAYEYINWYTSGWVGGYLNRQGYYSAAMDTAKEFMSADEWGYWIEGKAATGDIMSPEGKVMEKAGAVRDGGSFQERMGKVACWNSVMDEDRYMVKRWNEFIAA
- a CDS encoding ABC transporter ATP-binding protein, which codes for MSKAAEIDIVSVSKVYGSTTAVHSISLKIPSGSYCCFLGPSGCGKTSTLRMIAGHESISSGDIRLGNTVVTDFPPAKRGTAMMFQSYALFPHLDLIDNVAFSLKMKGVEKEERRAKALDMLKLMQMEPYANRRPAQLSGGQQQRVALARALITDPEALLLDEPLSALDPFLKIRMRAELKKLQKTLGITFVHVTHSQEEAMALADIIVIMNDGKIEQAASPREVFERPATAFVARFMGDHNVLTGRTVESADGTVTLEVAEGQTFKVAGSSEPGVPIDIGIRTDRVRLADASDKTLGFNGVVSNIEYRGSSVKITVIGAGSDDFTVIATDADYFAKPVSVGDAVSLSWGLEDAVLLGRMAA